A portion of the Gammaproteobacteria bacterium genome contains these proteins:
- the hemB gene encoding porphobilinogen synthase, whose translation MLNVGQFPIRRMRRIRQKPFARRLVAENQVTGNDLIYPIFVIEGANIRQPIASMPGIERLSIDILIKEAQDCYELGIHAIALFPYIETPYKSLDAKYAYDDDGLIPRAIRALKKACPELGIIADGALDPYTSHGQDGLIDEAGLILNDITIEVLIKQALCCVRAGADVIAPSDMMDGRIGAIRHALEKEKYSDVLILAYSAKYASGFYGPFRDAVGSKAALGKADKFSYQMSPSNGDEALHEVALDIQEGADIVMVKPGMPYLDIVYRVKTQFGMPTFVYQVSGEYAMLKAAAQQGWIDEKACVMEALMGCKRAGADAILTYYAKQVAGWLQK comes from the coding sequence ATGCTAAATGTAGGACAATTTCCGATACGCCGTATGCGACGAATACGTCAAAAACCGTTTGCGCGACGCTTAGTCGCGGAAAACCAAGTGACCGGGAATGATTTAATTTATCCCATATTTGTGATTGAAGGTGCAAATATTCGGCAGCCGATCGCCTCCATGCCTGGGATAGAGCGTTTAAGTATTGATATTTTAATAAAAGAAGCGCAAGACTGTTATGAATTAGGTATTCATGCGATTGCATTGTTTCCTTATATTGAGACGCCCTATAAATCGCTAGATGCAAAATATGCCTATGATGATGACGGCTTAATTCCCCGAGCGATTCGCGCGCTTAAAAAAGCCTGTCCGGAGTTAGGAATCATTGCGGATGGTGCTTTGGATCCGTATACCAGTCATGGTCAAGATGGTTTGATTGATGAAGCTGGCTTGATTTTAAATGATATCACGATAGAAGTGCTGATTAAGCAAGCGCTGTGTTGTGTGCGTGCCGGGGCGGATGTCATCGCGCCATCGGATATGATGGATGGCCGCATCGGTGCAATTCGTCATGCTTTAGAAAAAGAAAAATATTCCGATGTGTTAATTCTTGCCTATTCAGCGAAGTATGCGTCGGGTTTTTACGGACCGTTTCGCGATGCTGTTGGCTCCAAAGCTGCCTTAGGAAAGGCGGATAAATTTTCATATCAAATGTCGCCGTCAAATGGTGATGAAGCCTTGCATGAAGTGGCGTTAGATATTCAAGAAGGCGCAGATATTGTGATGGTAAAGCCTGGTATGCCGTATTTAGATATCGTTTATCGTGTCAAAACTCAGTTTGGCATGCCAACATTTGTTTATCAGGTGAGTGGTGAATATGCGATGTTAAAAGCGGCTGCGCAACAAGGTTGGATTGATGAGAAAGCCTGTGTGATGGAAGCGCTCATGGGGTGCAAGCGAGCGGGCGCAGATGCGATTTTGACGTATTATGCGAAGCAAGTGGCGGGTTGGTTGCAAAAGTAG
- the gmk gene encoding guanylate kinase: MSGTLFIVSSPSGGGKTSLIRALIESMPNLATSLSFTTRPQRPDEIDGVHYQFITEQQFVTLRDQGEFLEWALVFGHYYGTSKSWIDQRLKQGLDLFLAIDWQGARQLRSAFKHCKSIFILPPSLQTLEARLLARKQDSLEVIKQRMEKAKDEITHYCEYNYVIINEDFDVAARELAAIVTAARLTIEAQQVRYREVLSKLL, encoded by the coding sequence ATGTCAGGTACGTTATTTATTGTTTCATCACCCTCCGGCGGCGGAAAAACCAGCTTGATTCGTGCATTAATTGAAAGTATGCCCAATTTAGCCACGTCTCTTTCATTTACAACCCGTCCACAGCGACCCGATGAAATTGATGGCGTGCATTATCAATTTATTACTGAACAACAGTTTGTTACTTTGCGTGATCAAGGGGAATTTTTAGAGTGGGCGTTAGTGTTTGGCCATTATTATGGGACTTCAAAATCCTGGATTGATCAGCGTTTAAAGCAAGGTTTAGATTTATTTCTAGCGATTGATTGGCAGGGAGCTAGGCAGCTCAGGAGCGCCTTTAAACATTGTAAGAGTATATTTATTTTACCACCGTCTTTACAAACATTAGAAGCCAGGTTGCTGGCGAGAAAACAAGATTCCCTAGAGGTTATTAAGCAGCGCATGGAGAAGGCAAAAGACGAAATTACGCATTATTGTGAATATAACTATGTCATTATTAATGAAGATTTTGATGTGGCAGCGCGTGAACTGGCTGCGATTGTGACTGCGGCACGTTTGACAATTGAAGCGCAGCAGGTTCGTTATCGGGAAGTGTTGTCGAAACTCCTGTAG
- a CDS encoding AbrB/MazE/SpoVT family DNA-binding domain-containing protein, translated as MIAVNIRKQGGAAVMTIPADVLKVLDLRIGSQVVLEITKGDLVVRPIRPQQKRYTLQELLLGVTPKVIEKMRAETIWAREGDPVGREII; from the coding sequence ATGATAGCCGTTAATATTCGTAAGCAAGGTGGAGCGGCGGTGATGACTATTCCCGCTGATGTTTTAAAAGTGTTGGATTTGCGTATAGGTTCGCAAGTAGTGTTAGAAATTACTAAAGGTGATTTGGTGGTTCGTCCGATACGGCCACAGCAAAAGCGATATACTTTACAAGAACTTTTGTTGGGTGTAACACCGAAAGTAATAGAAAAAATGCGTGCTGAAACAATATGGGCGAGAGAGGGAGACCCTGTTGGTCGTGAAATTATATGA
- the rpoZ gene encoding DNA-directed RNA polymerase subunit omega — MARVTVEDCLKVIPNRFELTLVAAKRARDIATGGKDALLDWENDKPTVVALREIAAGHTTFEEPEESIEMMFAREIKKAEDENIE, encoded by the coding sequence ATGGCTCGTGTAACCGTAGAAGATTGCTTAAAAGTAATTCCTAATCGTTTTGAGTTGACATTAGTCGCTGCAAAACGTGCGCGTGATATTGCAACAGGCGGAAAAGATGCCTTGCTTGATTGGGAAAATGACAAGCCGACAGTAGTAGCGTTACGTGAAATCGCGGCTGGTCATACGACATTTGAAGAACCTGAGGAAAGCATTGAAATGATGTTTGCCCGAGAAATCAAGAAAGCAGAAGACGAAAATATAGAATAA
- a CDS encoding class I SAM-dependent methyltransferase, protein MKRFRLTTQATGISLQDSQANFSPIMIDFNQMNADWKYRGIGKNHDACKAIGLNKLKQNESLTLLDATAGLARDAFIFAKLGASVTMLERHPSLALMIETALEKLNDESLKQKLRFTFSDAILYLQSNDISYDVIYLDPMFSDVDKRAKVKKDMQLLHGLIGENNDADALLTLALAKAKKRVVVKRHKTSPFLDNQAPNHQIIGKSTRYDVYTPFNFCDVAKGQSLAPEKAQQSSLIQTKKNAL, encoded by the coding sequence TTGAAACGATTTAGATTAACCACACAAGCAACCGGGATTTCACTGCAAGACTCGCAAGCAAATTTCTCCCCCATCATGATTGATTTCAATCAAATGAATGCAGACTGGAAATATAGAGGTATTGGTAAAAACCATGATGCCTGCAAAGCGATTGGCTTAAATAAATTAAAACAAAATGAATCATTAACCCTGCTTGATGCCACCGCCGGACTCGCACGCGACGCTTTTATTTTTGCAAAACTGGGAGCAAGCGTCACTATGCTAGAGCGTCATCCCAGCCTTGCGCTCATGATTGAAACTGCATTAGAAAAGTTAAATGACGAATCTCTTAAGCAAAAATTGCGTTTTACTTTTTCTGATGCGATTCTCTATTTGCAATCAAACGATATTTCATACGATGTTATTTATCTCGATCCAATGTTTTCTGATGTCGATAAGCGCGCCAAAGTAAAAAAAGACATGCAACTATTGCATGGATTGATTGGCGAAAATAATGATGCAGATGCATTACTGACTTTAGCCTTGGCAAAAGCAAAAAAACGTGTCGTCGTAAAACGGCACAAAACATCGCCATTTTTAGACAATCAAGCGCCGAATCATCAGATCATCGGAAAATCGACGCGTTATGATGTGTATACTCCGTTTAATTTTTGCGATGTCGCAAAAGGCCAATCACTGGCACCAGAGAAGGCACAACAATCATCGCTAATACAAACCAAGAAAAATGCTCTTTAA
- the hldE gene encoding bifunctional D-glycero-beta-D-manno-heptose-7-phosphate kinase/D-glycero-beta-D-manno-heptose 1-phosphate adenylyltransferase HldE → MRNKRVFLLANLNFHAAKVLVLGDVMLDSYYMGSTERISPEAPVPVVRVNSIEQRPGGAANVALNAAALGAQVKLISVLGDDAACKTLEDELHAAGIETAFLKLANIQTIVKQRILCQNQQLLRLDFETPLKLSSQQELFQLFQQHLAWANVVILSDYAKGVLRPDVQLFIIAAKALGIPVLVDPKHHNLDIYRGATLVTPNLKEFKEVVGECYGEEDLVEKGAALVKRYDLEALLITRGGEGMTLLERHCPEYYLPACGREVFDVTGAGDTVISTIAVALASQLPLAKAVQLGNTAAGVVIGKLGTATLSVQELQCAIQGGRERTSGVVDEELLMLSVKEARARGERIVFTNGCFDVLHAMHVEYLQLARKQGDCLIVAVNDDASITRLKGSGRPVNKAEHRMAVLAGLQAVDWVVQMYDDTPNRLLELIRPDVLAKGGDYGLDGVVGADIVQAYGGEVVVLGGVADGVKSTAIIERMKKLHETGGGY, encoded by the coding sequence ATGCGTAACAAAAGGGTGTTTCTCTTGGCTAATCTTAATTTTCATGCGGCGAAAGTTTTGGTGCTTGGCGATGTCATGCTCGACAGCTATTACATGGGTTCGACGGAGAGAATTTCTCCGGAAGCGCCAGTGCCCGTTGTTAGAGTCAATTCTATTGAACAGCGTCCGGGCGGAGCGGCGAATGTGGCGCTTAATGCCGCAGCCTTGGGAGCGCAAGTCAAATTAATATCTGTTTTGGGCGACGATGCTGCGTGTAAAACTTTAGAAGATGAATTGCACGCTGCGGGAATAGAGACGGCGTTTCTCAAGCTTGCCAATATTCAAACGATTGTAAAGCAGCGTATTTTGTGTCAAAACCAACAACTGCTACGCTTAGACTTTGAGACCCCATTAAAGTTAAGCTCCCAACAAGAGTTATTTCAGCTGTTTCAGCAACATCTTGCTTGGGCAAATGTAGTGATCTTGTCTGATTATGCGAAAGGCGTATTACGCCCCGATGTGCAATTATTTATTATTGCTGCGAAAGCATTAGGTATTCCAGTTTTAGTTGATCCTAAGCATCATAATCTCGATATTTATCGAGGGGCTACTTTAGTGACACCAAATTTGAAGGAATTTAAAGAAGTCGTTGGAGAGTGTTACGGTGAAGAAGATTTAGTCGAGAAGGGTGCTGCGCTAGTGAAGCGCTACGATCTAGAGGCTTTATTAATTACTCGAGGGGGTGAAGGTATGACGCTTCTCGAACGTCATTGCCCTGAATATTATTTGCCTGCTTGTGGTCGCGAAGTGTTTGATGTGACTGGAGCGGGAGATACCGTGATCAGCACGATTGCGGTTGCCTTAGCATCCCAATTACCTTTGGCCAAAGCTGTGCAATTAGGTAATACAGCGGCAGGCGTTGTGATTGGCAAATTGGGAACGGCTACGCTTAGCGTACAAGAGCTACAATGCGCTATCCAGGGTGGTCGCGAGCGGACGTCTGGTGTAGTCGATGAAGAATTGTTAATGCTGAGTGTTAAAGAAGCTCGGGCTAGAGGCGAGCGCATTGTGTTTACCAATGGCTGTTTTGATGTATTACATGCAATGCATGTGGAATATTTGCAATTGGCGCGCAAACAAGGCGATTGTTTAATTGTTGCGGTTAATGATGATGCTTCTATTACTCGATTAAAAGGCTCCGGGCGTCCCGTCAACAAAGCCGAGCATCGTATGGCGGTGTTGGCGGGGTTACAGGCCGTTGATTGGGTAGTGCAAATGTATGATGACACCCCAAATCGCTTGTTGGAGTTGATTCGCCCTGACGTCTTAGCCAAGGGCGGTGATTATGGTTTGGATGGCGTAGTGGGTGCTGATATTGTGCAAGCCTATGGCGGTGAAGTCGTCGTTTTGGGAGGCGTTGCGGACGGTGTGAAGTCTACGGCGATTATCGAAAGAATGAAAAAATTACATGAAACAGGGGGTGGCTACTAA
- a CDS encoding type II toxin-antitoxin system PemK/MazF family toxin, whose protein sequence is MKRNKSVNRGDVYWVDPNPIAGREMKDCHRFVVITPKEINALGVVMMVPITSGGVLVQAKGLTVPILGHNTTGVAVCNQVRTFDIESRVSSKTACYIETLDVATIDNIINRVISIIDPYVE, encoded by the coding sequence ATGAAAAGGAACAAGAGCGTAAATCGCGGCGATGTGTATTGGGTTGATCCTAATCCTATCGCTGGCCGTGAAATGAAAGATTGTCATCGATTTGTCGTTATCACACCGAAAGAAATTAATGCGTTGGGGGTTGTTATGATGGTTCCCATAACAAGTGGTGGAGTGCTTGTACAAGCGAAAGGTTTAACGGTTCCAATTTTAGGCCACAATACGACAGGTGTTGCAGTTTGCAATCAAGTGCGCACTTTTGATATTGAATCGAGAGTCAGCTCTAAAACGGCATGCTACATCGAAACACTAGATGTTGCGACAATAGATAATATTATTAATCGCGTGATTAGCATTATTGATCCGTATGTAGAGTAA